From Panicum hallii strain FIL2 chromosome 2, PHallii_v3.1, whole genome shotgun sequence, a single genomic window includes:
- the LOC112879869 gene encoding ubiquitin-conjugating enzyme E2 2, which yields MSTPARKRLMRDFKRLQQDPPAGISGAPHDNNIMLWNAVIFGPDDTPWDGGTFKLTLQFTEDYPNKPPTVRFVSRMFHPNIYADGSICLDILQNQWSPIYDVAAILTSIQSLLCDPNPNSPANSEAARLFSENKREYNRKVREIVEQSWTAD from the exons atgTCGACGCCGGCGAGGAAGCGGCTGATGCGGGACTTCAAGCGCCTGCAGCAGGACCCGCCCGCCGGGATCAGCGGCGCGCCGCACGACAACAACATCATGCTCTGGAACGCCGTCATATTTGG GCCAGATGATACGCCGTGGGACGGAG GGACGTTCAAGCTTACCTTGCAGTTTACAGAAGATTATCCAAACAAGCCACCAACTGTTCGGTTTGTCTCTAGGATGTTTCACCCAAATA TATATGCAGATGGAAGCATCTGCTTGGATATCCTACAGAACCAGTGGAGTCCTATATATGATGTAGCTGCCATATTGACTTCTATTCAG TCCCTGCTGTGTGATCCAAACCCAAACTCTCCAGCAAACTCAGAAGCTGCCAGACTGTTCAGTGAGAACAAGCGGGAGTACAACCGCAAAGTCCGCGAGATCGTGGAGCAGAGCTGGACGGCCGACTAG
- the LOC112879868 gene encoding probable inactive leucine-rich repeat receptor-like protein kinase At3g03770, with translation MARRSCRHSLLILLPLLLAMVPESTQLQSSQTWSLLKIQQLLNYPPVLSTWANHTDFCYGGDYKTASAFVECYGDSVTQLHIIGPGGAGAPPLPKTFSIDAFFTTLSRLPDLRVLTLTGLGLWGPLPGKVSRLASLEIVNISGNYLYGQLPEGLSRLGNLQTFIADDNMLSGELPGWLGKLPSLAVLSLRNNSLQGPLPESVSDMGSLRSLTLASNNLSGAVPDLSALKNLQVIDLANNSLGPAFPRLGRKVASVVLSGNRFSDGLPGELSSFYLLEHLDVSRNRFVGPFPPTLLALPSIEYLSIAGNHFTGLLAANMSCGENLRFVDVSSNLLTGSLPSCLTRAPSSKPDESKVTLVAASNCLSATAGGDVGWQHPSLFCQNQALAVGIVPDQAHSKKSGAKAGLVAGIVAGALAGAVLVGVAVFLAVRKVTMRRAKARPPRRLVEHASSAYPSQFFADARYISQTVKLGALGIPAYRSFSLVELEAATNNFEVSCLLGQDAHGQMYRGTLSNGTPVTIRTLRVKRSQTSQSFNRHIEMISKLRHRHLVSALGHCFEYNLDDSTVTQLYLVFEYVQNGNLRSRISQGTEGRKLPWVQRISTAIGVAKGIQFLHGGIMPGLFANNLKITNILLDQNLVAKIGSYNIPILAETAKSEGGGGSKYPSDRVPNGDKMDIYDFGVILLEVVTGRPITSIHEVEIMREQLQSALTSESPARRRLLVDPSVGRACSDESARTVMEICLRCLAKEAAQRPSVEDVLWNLQFAAQVQDDWRAGDSRSQSSEESPLSPSQIPRASNTAPADAA, from the exons ATGGCTAGAAGAAGTTGCCGGCATTCTCTGCTCATCTTGCTGCCATTGCTGCTTGCAATGGTGCCTGAGTCCACGCAGCTGCAGTCGTCGCAGACATGGTCGCTGCTCAAGATCCAGCAGCTGCTCAACTACCCGCCCGTGCTCAGCACCTGGGCCAACCACACCGACTTCTGCTACGGCGGCGACTACAAGACCGCCTCCGCCTTCGTCGAGTGCTACGGCGACAGCGTCACGCAGCTCCACATCATcggccccggcggcgccggcgcgcctcCGCTGCCCAAGACCTTCAGCATCGACGCCTTCTTCACGACGCTGTCCAGGCTGCCCGACCTCCGGGTGCTCACGCTCACCGGCCTCGGCCTCTGGGGCCCGCTTCCGGGGAAGGTGTCGCGGCTGGCGTCGCTGGAGATCGTCAACATCAGCGGCAACTACCTCTACGGGCAGCTCCCGGAGGGGCTGTCCCGGCTCGGCAACCTCCAGACTTTCATCGCCGACGACAACAtgctctccggcgagctccccggCTGGCTCGGCAAGCTGCCGTCGCTGGCCGTGCTCAGCCTCCGCAACAACTCGCTGCAGGGGCCACTGCCGGAGTCCGTCAGCGACATGGGGTCGCTGCGGTCGCTGACGCTCGCGTCCAACAACCTCTCCGGCGCGGTGCCGGACCTGAGCGCGCTCAAGAACCTGCAGGTGATCGACCTCGCCAACAACTCGCTCGGGCCGGCGTTCCCGCGGCTGGGGAGGAAGGTGGCCAGCGTCGTGCTCAGCGGCAACCGGTTCAGCGACGGGCTCCCCGGCGAGCTCAGCTCCTTCTACCTCCTCGAGCACCTCGACGTGTCGAGGAACCGGTTCGTCGGCCCGTTCCCGCCGACGCTGCTCGCGCTGCCGTCCATCGAGTACCTCAGCATCGCTGGGAACCACTTCACCGGGCTGCTCGCCGCCAACATGTCCTGTGGCGAGAACCTCCGGTTCGTCGACGTGTCATCCAACCTCCTCACCGGCAGCCTCCCGTCCTGCCTGACCAGGGCCCCCTCGAGCAAGCCCGACGAATCCAAGGTGACGCTCGTCGCGGCGTCGAACTGCCTGTCcgccacggccggcggcgacgtcGGCTGGCAGCACCCGTCCCTGTTCTGCCAGAACCAGGCGCTGGCCGTGGGCATCGTGCCCGACCAGGCCCACAGCAAGAAGAGCGGCGCCAAGGCGGGCCTCGTGGCCGGCATCGTCGCGGGCGCCCTCGCCGGCGCGGTGCTCGTCGGCGTGGCCGTCTTCCTCGCCGTGAGGAAGGTGACCATGAGGCGCGCCAAGGCCAGGCCGCCCCGACGGCTGGTGGAGCACGCCTCCAGCGCGTACCCTTCGCAGTTCTTCGCCGACGCGC GTTACATATCGCAGACGGTGAAGCTGGGAGCTCTGGGCATTCCGGCGTACAGATCGTTCTCCCTGGTGGAGCTCGAGGCGGCGACCAACAACTTCGAGGTGTCCTGCCTCCTCGGACAGGATGCTCACGGCCAG ATGTACCGGGGGACGCTGAGCAACGGGACGCCGGTGACGATCCGGACGCTGCGGGTGAAGCGGAGCCAGACGTCGCAGAGCTTCAACCGGCACATCGAGATGATCTCCAAGCTGCGGCACCGGCACCTGGTCAGCGCGCTGGGCCACTGCTTCGAGTACAACCTCGACGACTCCACCGTCACGCAGCTCTACCTCGTCTTCGAGTACGTGCAGAACGGCAACCTCAGGAGCAGGATCTCGC AGGGAACGGAGGGGAGGAAGCTCCCATGGGTGCAGAGGATATCGACCGCCATCGGCGTGGCCAAGGGCATCCAGTTCCTGCACGGAGGGATCATGCCGGGGCTGTTCGCCAACAACCTCAAGATCACCAACATCCTCCTGGACCAGAACCTCGTCGCCAAGATCGGCAGTTACAACATCCCCATCCTAGCCGAGACCGCAAAATCAGAG ggaggaggaggaagcaagTATCCATCTGACAG GGTGCCCAACGGCGACAAGATGGACATCTACGACTTCGGCGTGATCCTGCTGGAGGTGGTGACGGGGCGGCCCATCACGTCGATCCACGAGGTGGAGATTATGCGGGAGCAGCTGCAGTCGGCGCTGACGTCGGAGagcccggcgcggcggcggctgctggtgGACCCGTCGGTGGGCCGCGCGTGCTCCGACGAGTCGGCGCGGACGGTGATGGAGATCTGCCTGCGGTGCCTGGCCAAGGAGGCGGCGCAGCGGCCGTCGGTGGAGGACGTGCTCTGGAACCTCCAGTTCGCCGCGCAGGTGCAGGACGACTGGCGCGCCGGCGACTCCCGGTCCCAGAGCAGCGAGGAGTCGCCGCTGTCGCCGTCGCAGATCCCCAGGGCGTCCAACACGGCGCCGGCGGATGCTGCCTAG
- the LOC112883443 gene encoding stellacyanin-like — protein sequence MASKSLLIVAVAVLFAAAPALAADLVVGDDKGWDLEVDYDEWVDGNQFIVGDRLVFKYTKGNHSVVEATAAGFAACSDANSLATWSSGDDRVPLSGSGQRWFFSGVGKDCGQGMRFNVTVLPVVKLSPSASPPPPPPSSAPSGGRVAPALAAAAVAAAALLF from the exons ATGGCTTCCAAGAGTCTGCTGATCGTCGCCGTCGCTGTCCTAtttgcggcggcgccggcgctcgCCGCCGACCTCGTGGTCGGGGACGACAAGGGCTGGGACCTCGAAGTCGACTACGACGAGTGGGTCGACGGCAACCAGTTCATCGTCGGCGACAGGCTGG TGTTCAAGTACACCAAGGGCAACCACTCGGTGgtggaggcgacggcggcgggctTCGCGGCGTGCAGCGACGCCAACAGCCTCGCGACGTGGAGCTCCGGCGACGACCGGGTCCCCCTCAGCGGGTCGGGGCAGCGGTGGTTCTTCAGCGGGGTGGGCAAGGACTGCGGCCAGGGCATGAGGTTCAACGTCACCGTACTCCCGGTCGTCAAGCTCTCCCCctccgcgtcgccgccgccgccgccgccgtcgagcgctCCTAGCGGCGGTCGCGTGGCgccggcgctcgccgccgccgcggtggcAGCGGCCGCGCTCCTGTTCTAG
- the LOC112882074 gene encoding BTB/POZ and MATH domain-containing protein 5-like has product MDEGAGDASPPPAPPPPAHAPPPAPQAPTAAAPSQRDVSASPTSSRSVTETVNGSHRFVIQGYSLAKGMGVGKHIASETFSVGGFQWAVYFYPDGKNPEDNSAYVSVFIALASEGTDVRALFELTLLDQSGKGKHKVHSHFDRSLESGPYTLKYRGSMWGYKRFFRRTALETSDFLKDDCLKINCTVGVVVSTIDYSRPHSIQVPDSDIGYHFGSLLGNQEGVDVILNVGGERFHAHKLVLAARSHVFRSQFFDDESEGEKNEVDESDELREFSIDDMEPKVFKAMLHFIYRDTLVDENELGTSSSDGSVFDTLVAKLLAAADKYDLGRLRLLCESYLCKGISVASVASTLALADRHHAMELKAVCLKFAAENLSAVIRTEGFLYLRDNCPSLQSEILKTVAGCEEQCSSGGKSQSVCAQLSDGGDTSGRRVRPRI; this is encoded by the exons ATGGACGAGGGCGCCGGCgacgcctcgccgccgccagcgcctcctCCCCCGGCGCACGCGCCCCCTCCCGCCCCGCAGGCCCCCACCGCCGCGGCCCCCTCGCAGCGGGACGTGTCGGCGTCCCCCACCAGCTCGCGCTCCGTGACGGAGACCGTCAACGGCTCCCACCGGTTCGTGATCCAGGGCTACTCGCTCGCCAAGGGCATGGGCGTGGGGAAGCACATCGCCAGCGAGACCTTCTCCGTGGGCGGGTTCCAGTGGGCGGTCTACTTCTACCCCGACGGGAAGAACCCCGAGGACAACTCCGCCTACGTCTCCGTGTTCATCGCCCTCGCCTCCGAGGGCACCGACGTCCGCGCGCTCTTCGAGCTCACGCTCCTCGACCAGAGCGGCAAGGGCAAGCACAAGGTCCACTCCCACTTCGACCGCTCCCTCGAGTCCGGTCCGTACACCCTCAAGTACCGCGGATCCATGTG GGGTTACAAACGGTTCTTTCGGCGAACTGCCCTCGAGACTTCAGACTTTCTTAAAGACGATTGCCTGAAGATAAATTGCACTGTGGGTGTTGTTGTGTCAACTATTGATTACTCCAGACCACACTCTATACAAGTTCCAGACTCAGACATTGGCTATCATTTTGGTTCACTGTTGGGCAATCAGGAGGGTGTTGATGTCATTCTTAATGTGGGAGGAGAGAGGTTTCATGCCCATAAGTTGGTGTTGGCTGCACGGTCTCATGTATTCAGATCTCAATTTTTTGATGACGAATCTGAGGGGGAGAAGAACGAGGTTGATGAAAGTGATGAACTGAGAGAGTTTTCTATTGATGATATGGAGCCAAAGGTTTTCAAG GCGATGCTTCATTTCATCTATAGAGATACCCTTGTTGATGAGAACGAGTTGGGCACATCAAGCTCTGACGGTTCTGTCTTTGATACTCTGGTAGCAAAATTGTTGGCTGCAGCAGACAAGTATGACTTAGGAAGGCTAAGATTGCTATGCGAGTCTTACCTCTGCAAGGGTATATCAGTGGCCTCAGTTGCGAGTACGCTAGCATTGGCTGATCGTCACCATGCTATGGAGCTTAAAGCTGTTTGCCTAAAATTTGCTGCCGAAAATCTTTCAG CTGTAATCCGGACAGAGGGGTTCCTTTACCTCAGGGACAACTGCCCATCTCTGCAGTCAGAGATActgaaaactgttgcggggTGCGAGGAGCAGTGCAGCAGTGGCGGGAAGAGCCAGAGCGTTTGTGCGCAGCTCTCAGATGGCGGCGACACCAGTGGACGCAGGGTTAGGCCAAGAATCTGA
- the LOC112883442 gene encoding small nuclear ribonucleoprotein-associated proteins B and B'-like: MSNPKGSKMLQFVNYRMRVTIQDGRQLVGKFMAFDRHMNLVLGDCEEFRRLPPSKSSKTTGDREERRTLGLLLLRGEEVVSMTVEGPPPPDESRAKAAAAGGALAGPGVGRAAGRGVPTGPLLQAAPGLAGPVRGVGGPAPGMMQPQISRPPMPNLSAPPVAYPQVVRPPQGMPPPPMRPGMPPQMQMQFQRPPGAPPAPFPGAPPQQFMRGPPPMGPPQIRPGMPGPPPPGMRPGMPPPPFGQPRPGMPPPPPGPQQPGQNPPQ; the protein is encoded by the coding sequence ATGTCGAACCCGAAAGGCTCCAAGATGCTCCAGTTCGTCAACTACCGCATGCGGGTGACGATCCAGGACGGCCGCCAGCTCGTGGGCAAGTTCATGGCGTTCGACCGCCACATGAACCTCGTCCTCGGCGACTGCGAGGAGTTCCGCCGCCTCCCGCCCTCCAAGTCCTCCAAGACCACCGGCGACCGCGAGGAGCGCCGCACGCTcggtctcctcctcctccgcggcgAGGAGGTCGTCTCCATGACCGTCGAGGGACCGCCACCGCCCGACGAGTCGCGCGCCAAGGCCGCCGCAGCCGGGGGAGCCCTCGCCGGCCCGGGTGTCGGCCGCGCCGCTGGGCGCGGTGTTCCCACTGGCCCGCTCCTACAGGCCGCTCCGGGCCTCGCCGGCCCTGTTCGGGGCGTGGGTGGACCCGCCCCCGGCATGATGCAGCCCCAGATCTCGCGGCCGCCGATGCCCAACCTGTCGGCGCCGCCGGTGGCGTACCCGCAGGTTGTGCGCCCGCCGCAGGGGATGCCTCCTCCGCCTATGCGGCCTGGAATGCCGCCGCAGATGCAGATGCAGTTCCAACGTCCGCCTGGGGCGCCGCCTGCTCCATTCCCTGGGGCACCACCACAACAGTTCATGAGGGGACCCCCGCCGATGGGGCCGCCACAGATCAGGCCCGGGATGCCGGGTCCTCCACCTCCCGGAATGAGGCCTGGGATGCCTCCGCCGCCGTTCGGACAGCCGAGGCCAGGGATGCCGCCCCCGCCACCTGGCCCGCAGCAGCCTGGACAGAACCCACCGCAGTAG